Proteins from a single region of bacterium:
- a CDS encoding HEAT repeat domain-containing protein, which produces MKKLKTGLVIFIIYSAIILGKTDIEVTEGLKSGTFQKKIDLIERIERSKDKIYLPNLGEIITSDKNEEIRSRATLALLNIGDSTCIPYFRNAIADDYWQVRLYGIKGLVKYGTDDTIIPDLKRAMKDSYWQVRYYAAIGLGKYGDEKILSDLLDYSLDNNEMVKGEVLWAILTLMGRDEARAMFKKFPESKVNPIFTILKSNNIELKLRSLWLLEATGDKRAIPYFIELLSDKNDEVKIHALWALEKFKSEDGGKEIEGLLIDESTKIKIEAIKTLVNLKMQEGTAGLIKGLSDKNESVRIYSLWALEKFREPASYPYITECLSDNSERVREYATRLIEQMKDPLFYPVLERFIEDVNNPVDVRTNAISILGKIGDETVKDFLIGLVNNSNSDIRYSAIKALYNIDRFDEKYLKILAYLENYDGSPRVRKESTNITQNITRQMQIKLAAPTENERQFALKKIESLIGSSSLKELLLNMAHSKYPEVREKMLTIVKENPDKIFGAEVIIMLQDKNISIKKLAAIAVGEIKDKQSIPLLRTGLKSTDPELQLICARSLANMKISDGFPVAVKYLNSDESVLQRISAETLALLKDKKASSLLLRNLANSELDVKVVIAWALARMGEEKGLDVLVRLSEEALEPIRTTANRYLIDPEIPSPIRNKIPLLREKIYIEKLGIREVSPKRLTATFISSPVEIDGLDKENFWASSEKAEMFIELEEDKIKTSIATTVKVVYDTDNIYFLFISEDPDTSKIDFNSRDIITISINPLNSAKEWYQFVVHPLEHIKYSYIWKLYRNNESERLWTSKWKVKTNIENRRWLMEIAIPFADLKVERVSPEDIWSINFQRESQHIPSTSWSGRIDNPAQFGILYFKEQ; this is translated from the coding sequence ATGAAAAAATTAAAAACCGGTCTTGTTATATTCATAATTTATAGCGCCATAATTCTGGGAAAGACAGATATTGAAGTAACAGAAGGATTGAAGTCAGGTACTTTTCAGAAAAAAATCGACCTTATTGAGAGAATTGAAAGATCAAAAGATAAGATATACCTCCCTAACCTTGGTGAAATAATAACCTCCGATAAAAATGAAGAAATAAGAAGTAGAGCAACTCTCGCTCTTTTGAATATAGGTGATTCTACCTGTATTCCCTATTTCAGAAATGCAATTGCTGATGACTACTGGCAGGTTCGTCTTTATGGCATTAAAGGACTGGTAAAGTATGGTACAGATGATACTATCATCCCTGATCTTAAACGAGCGATGAAAGATAGTTACTGGCAGGTTAGATATTACGCTGCCATAGGACTTGGTAAATATGGAGACGAAAAAATTCTATCAGACCTTTTAGATTATTCACTAGATAACAATGAAATGGTTAAGGGAGAAGTTCTATGGGCAATACTAACACTGATGGGTAGAGATGAAGCGAGAGCAATGTTTAAAAAATTCCCTGAAAGTAAAGTTAATCCCATATTTACCATATTAAAAAGCAATAATATTGAACTTAAATTGAGAAGTTTATGGTTATTAGAAGCCACAGGAGATAAAAGGGCAATTCCTTATTTTATAGAATTATTGTCTGACAAAAACGATGAGGTAAAAATTCATGCTCTCTGGGCACTTGAAAAGTTTAAAAGTGAAGATGGTGGAAAAGAAATAGAAGGACTTCTTATAGATGAATCTACAAAAATTAAGATAGAAGCGATAAAAACACTTGTAAATCTTAAAATGCAGGAAGGAACTGCCGGGTTAATAAAAGGACTTTCAGATAAAAATGAGTCAGTAAGGATATATTCCTTATGGGCGCTTGAAAAGTTTAGAGAGCCGGCTTCTTATCCTTACATTACTGAGTGTCTTTCAGACAATTCTGAAAGGGTAAGAGAATATGCTACGAGATTAATAGAACAGATGAAAGACCCTCTTTTTTATCCTGTGCTTGAAAGATTCATTGAAGATGTAAATAATCCTGTTGATGTTAGAACTAATGCGATTTCTATACTCGGTAAAATAGGTGATGAAACAGTAAAGGATTTCTTAATAGGACTGGTAAATAATTCTAATTCTGACATCAGATATTCAGCAATCAAAGCACTTTATAACATTGATAGATTTGATGAAAAATATCTAAAAATACTGGCTTATCTTGAAAATTACGATGGTTCTCCTCGGGTAAGAAAAGAATCTACAAATATAACTCAGAATATTACCAGACAGATGCAGATAAAATTAGCAGCTCCCACAGAAAATGAACGGCAGTTTGCCCTTAAAAAAATAGAATCTCTTATAGGATCAAGTAGTTTAAAAGAACTTCTCCTTAATATGGCTCACTCAAAATACCCTGAAGTAAGAGAAAAAATGTTAACGATAGTTAAAGAGAATCCTGATAAAATCTTCGGAGCAGAGGTAATAATAATGTTACAGGACAAAAACATTTCTATAAAAAAATTAGCAGCCATTGCTGTTGGCGAAATAAAAGATAAGCAATCAATACCTCTTTTAAGAACAGGACTTAAAAGTACTGACCCTGAATTGCAACTCATATGTGCGAGGTCTCTGGCAAATATGAAAATATCAGACGGATTTCCTGTAGCAGTTAAGTATCTAAATAGTGATGAATCAGTTCTTCAAAGAATATCTGCTGAAACACTTGCTCTTTTAAAGGATAAAAAAGCATCTTCTCTTCTGTTGAGAAATCTCGCTAATTCAGAACTTGATGTTAAAGTAGTTATTGCATGGGCATTAGCAAGGATGGGGGAAGAAAAGGGTTTAGATGTCCTTGTAAGATTATCAGAAGAAGCACTTGAACCTATCAGAACTACCGCAAACAGATATTTAATTGATCCAGAGATACCATCTCCAATAAGAAATAAAATACCCCTGTTAAGAGAAAAAATCTATATTGAAAAGTTAGGTATCAGAGAGGTCTCTCCAAAAAGATTAACTGCTACCTTTATATCGTCACCTGTGGAAATAGATGGACTTGATAAAGAAAATTTCTGGGCGTCCAGTGAAAAAGCAGAAATGTTTATTGAATTAGAAGAAGATAAAATCAAAACCTCTATTGCTACAACAGTAAAGGTTGTATATGACACAGATAATATCTATTTTCTTTTTATCTCTGAAGACCCAGATACTTCAAAAATTGATTTTAATTCAAGAGATATCATAACAATATCAATAAACCCTCTGAATTCAGCAAAGGAATGGTATCAATTCGTAGTACATCCTCTGGAACATATTAAATATTCTTATATATGGAAACTGTACAGGAATAATGAATCAGAAAGATTATGGACATCTAAATGGAAGGTAAAAACGAATATCGAAAATAGAAGATGGCTTATGGAAATAGCAATTCCATTTGCAGATTTGAAAGTAGAAAGGGTTTCTCCGGAGGATATATGGAGTATAAATTTTCAAAGAGAATCACAACATATACCTTCCACATCGTGGAGTGGAAGGATAGACAATCCTGCACAGTTCGGAATTCTTTACTTTAAGGAGCAATAA
- a CDS encoding Gfo/Idh/MocA family oxidoreductase: MLRVGIIGAGFMGGMHATVYSQLPDVKIMGIADIRGEKAKSLATKFKSIAYFDPQQLLDREDITVIDICLPTFLHKEFVIKSAERSKDIICEKPIALTIEDADEMINTCKKYKVRFMVAQVIRFWAEYKFLKEVYDRKKYGELLTLSCKRISPLPTWGWQDWLLDSDKSGGALIDLHIHDTDFICYLLGKKPKKIYSRTINRERPYAHIYTTFTFDNDLIITAEAGWDYPSNFPFEMSYLAKFEKAVVEFNSRNTPSLVVYESTGKIERPVFEKVKAEGVGGNIDDLGGYFYELRYFVDHIIHNKPFNVITPEEARDSLAVALKEKESADKGVEVSL; encoded by the coding sequence ATGTTAAGAGTAGGAATTATAGGAGCAGGATTTATGGGAGGTATGCATGCAACTGTTTATAGTCAACTTCCCGATGTTAAAATTATGGGTATTGCAGATATCAGGGGAGAAAAAGCAAAATCACTTGCTACAAAATTCAAATCAATCGCTTATTTTGATCCACAACAACTTCTTGATAGAGAAGATATTACAGTTATTGATATATGCCTTCCCACTTTCCTCCATAAGGAATTTGTAATCAAATCAGCTGAAAGGAGCAAAGATATCATTTGTGAAAAACCCATTGCACTCACAATTGAAGATGCAGATGAAATGATAAATACTTGTAAAAAATATAAAGTAAGATTTATGGTAGCGCAGGTTATAAGATTCTGGGCAGAGTATAAATTCCTTAAAGAAGTTTACGATAGGAAAAAATATGGTGAACTTCTTACCCTTTCTTGCAAAAGAATATCTCCATTACCTACATGGGGATGGCAGGACTGGTTACTGGATAGCGATAAATCTGGAGGTGCACTGATAGACCTTCATATTCATGATACAGATTTCATCTGTTATCTCTTAGGGAAAAAACCCAAAAAAATATACTCCAGGACTATTAATAGGGAACGACCTTATGCTCATATATATACAACTTTTACATTTGATAATGACCTCATAATAACTGCTGAAGCAGGATGGGACTATCCTTCTAACTTCCCATTTGAAATGAGTTACCTCGCTAAATTTGAAAAAGCAGTAGTTGAGTTTAATTCAAGAAATACTCCATCTCTTGTTGTATATGAATCTACAGGTAAAATAGAAAGACCTGTATTTGAGAAGGTAAAAGCAGAAGGAGTGGGTGGTAATATTGACGACCTCGGTGGATATTTTTATGAACTTAGATACTTCGTTGACCACATAATCCATAACAAACCTTTTAATGTTATAACACCAGAAGAAGCGAGGGACTCCCTTGCAGTGGCACTAAAGGAAAAAGAATCCGCGGATAAAGGAGTTGAGGTCTCACTATAA
- the era gene encoding GTPase Era codes for MKSGYVSIIGKPNVGKSTLINSLLNRKVSIVSPRPAITRIRVLGIYNSEEGQIAILDTPGFEEVHNELGRTMQKTIINSIEESDIVMPVIESRGWGKEDERIMEVLNKFNKKSILVINKIDLLPHKEMLLPLIRDSNEKYEFLDIVPVSALKNKNIDALRRCIFSHLPEGEKLFPEDMETNIPLQYTIAEIIREKAVNKTYQEVPQSIAVEVEDMKQGNKNKDMIVIKANIIVDRENLKHIIIGKNGSKLKEIGQTSRKEIEIITGKKVYLELWVKVIEHWRERPDIFRKFGYGDI; via the coding sequence ATGAAATCAGGATATGTCTCAATCATCGGGAAACCAAATGTTGGAAAATCAACTCTTATAAATTCATTACTCAACCGTAAAGTTTCCATTGTTTCACCAAGACCTGCCATTACGAGAATACGGGTGTTAGGAATATACAATTCTGAAGAAGGACAGATTGCTATCCTTGATACTCCGGGTTTTGAAGAGGTCCATAATGAACTCGGCAGGACGATGCAAAAAACTATAATTAATTCTATTGAAGAATCAGACATAGTTATGCCAGTAATAGAATCTCGTGGATGGGGAAAAGAAGATGAAAGAATAATGGAAGTGTTAAATAAATTTAACAAAAAAAGTATTCTTGTAATAAATAAAATAGACCTGTTACCACATAAAGAAATGTTATTACCTCTTATCAGGGATAGTAATGAAAAATATGAATTTCTTGATATAGTTCCTGTTTCTGCCTTAAAAAACAAAAATATAGATGCCTTACGTAGATGTATTTTCTCTCATCTTCCTGAAGGAGAGAAATTATTCCCTGAAGATATGGAAACCAATATACCATTGCAGTACACAATCGCTGAAATAATAAGGGAAAAAGCAGTTAATAAAACATACCAAGAAGTTCCTCAATCAATAGCCGTAGAGGTGGAAGATATGAAACAGGGGAACAAAAATAAAGATATGATAGTCATAAAAGCAAATATTATTGTTGATAGAGAGAATCTCAAACACATAATTATCGGTAAAAATGGTTCTAAACTGAAAGAAATAGGTCAAACATCAAGAAAAGAAATAGAAATTATAACAGGGAAAAAAGTATATCTTGAATTATGGGTAAAGGTTATAGAGCACTGGAGAGAAAGACCTGATATATTTAGAAAATTTGGCTACGGAGATATATAA
- the mgtE gene encoding magnesium transporter: MLRELLSPEIKELIETKNWRILKDILSEWTAQDIADLIHNVSEDEGIIIFRLLPRDLAADVFSELDSGEQKKLLRQMSNDHIKEIFLELPPDDRTDIFEELPAKVTKRLLNLLPPEERKEAMQLLGYPEDSVGRLMTPDYVAIKQTWTVEKALQHIRKFGKEAETINVVYVIDEKGKLLDDVFLSTLILSEPNEPISNLMDFHFVAIEVNKDQEEAANLMRKYDLIVLPVTDKDGILLGIVTVDDVLNVVEQEHTEDVTKMFAITPETAGVEMITDLLGTPVKNLYRSRITWLAFLLFMDLFTGSIINRFNEMIAKYVVLVTFLPVLVDTAGNAGSQSATLVIRSMALGKIKMKDWLKMFGKEIFIALLLGLTMGFGISFMGIIRGGFDICKIVVTAMILNVVAGCLMGMTLPFIFTKFRQDPATASAPLITTLADIMGTGIYFTIAMFMLK; this comes from the coding sequence ATGTTGCGCGAATTATTAAGCCCGGAAATAAAAGAACTTATTGAGACTAAAAACTGGAGAATCCTTAAAGATATTCTTTCTGAATGGACAGCCCAGGATATAGCAGACCTTATACACAATGTTAGTGAAGATGAGGGTATTATTATTTTTCGCCTTCTCCCCCGTGACCTTGCAGCAGATGTTTTCAGTGAACTTGACTCCGGTGAACAGAAAAAATTACTAAGGCAGATGAGTAATGACCATATAAAAGAGATATTCCTTGAACTTCCCCCTGATGATAGAACCGATATATTTGAAGAACTACCAGCAAAAGTAACAAAACGGCTTCTTAATCTTCTTCCTCCTGAGGAGAGAAAAGAAGCGATGCAACTTTTAGGTTATCCTGAAGACAGTGTTGGAAGGTTAATGACCCCTGACTATGTGGCAATAAAACAGACATGGACAGTAGAAAAAGCATTACAGCATATAAGGAAATTTGGTAAAGAAGCTGAAACAATCAACGTAGTTTATGTAATTGACGAAAAAGGAAAGTTGCTTGATGATGTCTTCTTAAGCACGTTGATTCTTTCAGAACCAAATGAGCCAATAAGCAATCTAATGGACTTTCATTTTGTAGCAATTGAAGTTAATAAAGACCAGGAAGAAGCAGCAAACTTAATGAGGAAATATGACCTGATTGTTTTACCGGTCACTGACAAAGATGGGATTTTACTTGGAATAGTTACTGTTGATGATGTATTAAATGTTGTTGAGCAAGAACATACAGAAGATGTTACTAAAATGTTTGCTATAACTCCGGAAACAGCAGGTGTTGAAATGATAACAGACCTTTTAGGAACACCTGTTAAAAATCTTTATAGAAGCAGGATAACATGGCTTGCTTTCTTATTGTTTATGGATTTATTTACAGGAAGCATCATAAATAGATTTAACGAGATGATTGCAAAATATGTTGTCCTCGTAACTTTTCTACCTGTACTTGTAGATACAGCAGGGAATGCAGGAAGTCAATCAGCAACTCTGGTAATACGGTCAATGGCTCTCGGAAAAATAAAAATGAAAGATTGGCTTAAAATGTTCGGGAAAGAAATTTTCATTGCTCTACTTCTTGGACTGACAATGGGATTTGGTATATCTTTCATGGGAATAATAAGGGGTGGTTTTGATATCTGTAAAATTGTTGTTACAGCAATGATTCTAAATGTCGTAGCAGGATGTTTAATGGGGATGACTTTACCATTTATATTCACTAAATTCAGACAGGACCCTGCAACAGCAAGCGCCCCTTTAATTACAACACTCGCTGATATTATGGGCACAGGAATATACTTTACAATAGCAATGTTTATGCTTAAATAA
- a CDS encoding glutamine--tRNA ligase/YqeY domain fusion protein: MKRERIDFIREIIKNDLKEGRYKKVNTRFPPEPNGYLHIGHAKAICLNFEIAKEYGGKCNLRFDDTNPTKEEEEYVNAIKEDIKWLGYDWEDREYYASDYFEKLYDMAIELIKKDKAYVCELTPDQIREYRGTLTEPGKESPYRNRPVEENLRLFKEMREGKYPDGSMVLRAKIDMSSPNLNMRDPVMYRIMHVNHHRTKDKWCIYPTYDWAHGQSDSLEGITHSICTLEFQDHRPLYDWFIEQLGIHHPRQIEFARLNLTYTVMSKRMLLELVTDGYVSGWNDPRMPTLSGMRRRGYPPSAIRKFCSSIGVAKTESVVDIELLEHFVREELNRIAIRRMAVLNPLKVVIVNYPEDRTEEVEAINNPEDASAGTRKIPFSKVIYIEKDDFMEEPVPKFYRLSPGREIRLRYAYFIKCVNVIKDKNGDIIEIHCTYDPSTKGGNAPDGRKIKATLHWVSQKNCIDGEIRLYERLFIKENPLDVPEGSSFKVNLNPDSLKVLKHCKLEPSLRDVKTGDIFQFERLGYFCVDPDTQPAYPIFNRTVTLKDEWEKVKKKIK; the protein is encoded by the coding sequence ATGAAAAGAGAAAGAATAGATTTCATAAGAGAAATTATAAAAAACGATTTAAAAGAAGGTAGATATAAAAAGGTAAATACAAGATTTCCTCCTGAACCTAATGGTTATCTACATATAGGGCATGCAAAAGCAATATGTCTAAATTTTGAAATTGCAAAAGAATATGGGGGTAAGTGTAATCTTAGATTTGATGATACTAATCCTACAAAGGAAGAGGAGGAATATGTAAATGCAATAAAAGAAGATATCAAGTGGCTTGGATATGACTGGGAAGATAGAGAATATTATGCATCTGACTATTTTGAAAAACTTTATGATATGGCAATAGAATTGATAAAAAAAGATAAGGCATATGTGTGTGAATTAACCCCTGACCAAATAAGAGAATACAGGGGAACACTGACAGAACCAGGGAAAGAAAGTCCTTATAGAAACCGTCCTGTAGAAGAAAATCTAAGATTATTCAAAGAAATGCGAGAAGGTAAATATCCGGATGGTTCAATGGTTTTAAGAGCAAAAATAGATATGTCTTCTCCAAATCTTAATATGAGAGACCCTGTTATGTACAGAATTATGCATGTGAATCATCATAGAACAAAAGATAAATGGTGTATATATCCTACCTACGACTGGGCACATGGACAGAGTGATTCACTTGAAGGAATTACACATTCCATATGTACACTGGAGTTTCAAGACCACAGGCCTTTATATGACTGGTTTATAGAACAGTTAGGAATACATCATCCAAGACAGATAGAATTTGCACGCCTTAACCTTACCTATACAGTAATGAGCAAGAGGATGCTTCTTGAACTGGTCACGGATGGTTATGTTAGTGGATGGAATGACCCAAGAATGCCGACACTTTCAGGGATGAGAAGAAGGGGGTATCCACCTTCAGCGATAAGGAAGTTCTGTAGCAGTATAGGAGTAGCAAAAACAGAAAGTGTTGTAGATATAGAACTTTTAGAACATTTTGTCCGGGAAGAACTTAATAGAATAGCAATAAGAAGAATGGCTGTTTTAAATCCACTGAAAGTTGTAATAGTGAATTATCCAGAGGATAGAACAGAAGAAGTTGAAGCAATAAATAATCCTGAAGATGCTTCTGCTGGAACAAGAAAAATCCCTTTTTCAAAGGTAATATACATTGAAAAAGATGATTTTATGGAAGAACCAGTACCTAAGTTTTATCGGCTCTCTCCTGGAAGAGAAATTCGTCTTAGATATGCGTATTTTATAAAGTGCGTGAATGTAATAAAAGATAAGAATGGGGATATTATTGAGATTCACTGTACCTATGATCCTTCTACAAAAGGAGGTAATGCCCCTGATGGAAGAAAGATAAAGGCAACATTACACTGGGTATCCCAAAAGAACTGTATAGATGGAGAGATAAGGCTATATGAACGACTTTTCATTAAAGAAAACCCTCTGGATGTTCCTGAAGGGAGTAGTTTTAAAGTGAATCTTAACCCTGATTCTTTGAAGGTATTAAAGCACTGTAAATTAGAACCATCACTTAGAGATGTTAAAACTGGAGATATATTTCAGTTTGAACGACTCGGATATTTCTGTGTTGACCCTGATACACAACCTGCCTATCCAATTTTTAATAGAACAGTAACACTTAAAGATGAATGGGAAAAAGTGAAAAAGAAGATAAAATGA
- a CDS encoding glycosyltransferase family 9 protein produces MEKVLIIRYGGLGDIITTLPVIQSLKNNRYLVIIASNNRYKKLCLKHMNIDGFISVDSTFLLPLFSGEKETNLINFLKQFDIIISYTDEKEVFSKTLKDIFKGRIFFHPVTPEKIKQHIIKYLLEPIKNLNITISELPLLKVNPLSEKEFFIIHPGSGSPYKNWGKDKFLEVYKKLSINIRGLILLGYAEKEQREFWYNNIPSSNIVESENIEKVLSYVEKTSFYIGNDSGISHLFSAADIPSVVIFGPTSPYIWSPSGKNVRIIYSNIACSPCIPAKRKLCNDKICLKSISVEDVLNELEMLWKKP; encoded by the coding sequence ATGGAAAAAGTTCTTATAATAAGATACGGTGGATTAGGAGATATTATAACAACTTTACCTGTTATACAATCACTCAAAAATAATAGATATTTAGTTATTATAGCATCCAATAACCGTTATAAAAAACTCTGTTTGAAACATATGAATATTGATGGTTTTATCTCTGTTGATAGTACTTTTTTGCTTCCTCTCTTTTCAGGAGAAAAAGAAACAAATCTTATTAATTTTCTTAAACAGTTTGACATTATTATATCTTATACAGATGAAAAAGAAGTTTTTTCAAAAACTCTTAAGGATATATTCAAAGGGAGAATATTCTTTCATCCAGTCACTCCTGAAAAGATAAAACAACACATAATAAAGTACTTACTTGAACCTATTAAGAACCTCAACATTACCATATCGGAATTACCTTTACTAAAGGTAAATCCCTTATCTGAAAAAGAATTTTTTATTATTCATCCAGGAAGTGGTAGCCCTTATAAAAACTGGGGAAAGGACAAATTTTTAGAAGTATATAAGAAGTTATCTATCAACATAAGAGGTCTTATTCTTTTGGGATATGCTGAAAAAGAACAGCGGGAGTTCTGGTATAACAACATCCCTTCCTCCAATATAGTGGAATCTGAAAATATAGAGAAAGTATTATCTTATGTAGAAAAGACATCTTTTTATATTGGTAATGACTCTGGTATCTCGCACCTATTTTCTGCTGCAGATATTCCATCGGTTGTTATCTTCGGGCCCACTTCTCCATATATATGGTCTCCTTCAGGTAAAAATGTTAGAATAATATACAGTAATATTGCTTGTAGTCCCTGTATTCCAGCAAAGAGAAAATTATGTAATGATAAAATCTGTCTGAAATCTATAAGTGTTGAAGATGTACTAAATGAACTAGAGATGTTATGGAAAAAGCCATAA
- a CDS encoding alpha/beta hydrolase — MEKAINFKSGRYKLFGVLHIPDKGEKPYPVVIMFHGFTGHKAETHFLFTKIARYLTSKNIAALRFDFMGSGDSEGKFENMTLFTEIQDGKNAIKYIMNDKTFDERRIGIIGLSMGAITASYVATDYKTRALVLWSPLAYPELINKRILTRALVKKLKTQGKIYPPGMGHYLGKGFFESIKHIKPLEMTELYSGNALIIHTKDDSTVPIDHAFSYFEKLHNRAIMPRFVIIAEGGHTFTTEYSEKTVIEKTSDFLQETLL; from the coding sequence ATGGAAAAAGCCATAAATTTCAAAAGTGGTAGATATAAACTTTTTGGAGTTCTACATATACCTGATAAAGGGGAAAAACCATATCCTGTAGTAATAATGTTCCACGGATTTACAGGACATAAAGCAGAGACACACTTTCTATTCACAAAAATAGCACGATATCTTACTTCTAAAAATATTGCTGCGTTACGATTTGATTTTATGGGTTCCGGAGATAGCGAGGGGAAATTTGAAAACATGACATTATTCACAGAAATACAAGATGGCAAGAATGCAATAAAATACATTATGAATGATAAAACATTTGATGAAAGGAGGATTGGTATTATAGGACTATCAATGGGTGCTATCACAGCAAGTTATGTAGCGACAGATTATAAAACAAGGGCATTGGTATTGTGGTCTCCATTAGCATACCCTGAATTGATTAATAAAAGAATCCTTACAAGAGCACTGGTAAAAAAGTTAAAAACACAAGGGAAGATATATCCACCTGGAATGGGACATTACCTAGGAAAAGGTTTTTTTGAATCAATAAAACATATAAAGCCACTTGAGATGACAGAACTATACTCTGGGAATGCACTTATTATACATACGAAGGACGATTCTACAGTACCTATTGACCATGCATTCTCTTATTTTGAAAAATTACACAATAGAGCAATTATGCCACGGTTTGTTATAATTGCAGAAGGAGGACACACATTTACAACTGAGTATTCAGAAAAAACAGTTATAGAAAAAACATCTGATTTCCTTCAGGAAACATTGTTATAA
- a CDS encoding mechanosensitive ion channel family protein gives MSVIFIFSGFFLKKLSDHIFEKHLIPFFKRTRPDLDHLFIEALSRPLGFLFLLAGISSTIAVLPLPTQPDINGFVMNFLKVILAFIFLWFLFRIVDIGIQSLTKIVSRNESKLDEQMIPFISKSVKIVITILLLLWILQLAGYNISSLLAGLGIGGLAVALALQDTLSNFFGSVAIFADKPFGIGDIVKIGDFQGTVEEIGFRSTRIRTLEATLVSIPNKTIANSMIENLSKREKVKVFQTIGIPYNTTTEQIKEVVSSIRTIIRSDANVETENIIVNFSNFGNYSLEITVTYFIKGTDYKEYLAVKERINLAIMKRLEEIGIPIAFQSTSLIENSAKKSINSLKTEKKNKKEKEGEDLPF, from the coding sequence ATGTCTGTGATTTTTATTTTTTCAGGTTTTTTTCTTAAAAAACTATCAGACCATATCTTTGAGAAACATCTTATTCCATTTTTCAAAAGAACCCGACCCGATTTAGACCATCTGTTTATTGAAGCATTGAGCAGACCATTAGGATTTCTCTTCTTACTTGCCGGTATCTCGTCTACTATTGCAGTACTTCCATTACCTACACAGCCAGATATAAACGGTTTTGTAATGAACTTCCTTAAGGTTATACTGGCATTTATTTTTCTCTGGTTTCTATTCAGAATTGTTGATATTGGTATACAATCCCTTACTAAAATTGTCAGTAGAAACGAATCAAAACTTGACGAGCAGATGATTCCTTTTATAAGCAAGTCCGTGAAAATTGTTATAACTATCTTGCTCCTACTCTGGATATTACAACTCGCTGGATATAATATATCCAGTTTACTTGCAGGACTTGGTATAGGAGGTCTTGCTGTTGCACTAGCTTTACAGGACACCCTTTCTAATTTTTTTGGTTCTGTTGCCATATTTGCTGACAAACCATTCGGAATAGGGGACATAGTAAAAATAGGGGACTTTCAGGGAACTGTAGAAGAAATTGGATTTCGTTCAACCCGTATAAGAACACTTGAAGCAACTCTCGTTTCCATACCTAACAAAACTATTGCTAATTCTATGATAGAAAACCTTTCAAAAAGAGAAAAAGTGAAAGTATTTCAAACCATAGGTATACCTTATAATACAACTACAGAACAAATAAAAGAAGTCGTTTCATCAATAAGAACAATCATTCGGAGTGATGCTAATGTTGAAACTGAAAACATTATTGTAAACTTTTCTAACTTTGGTAATTACAGTTTAGAAATTACAGTAACCTATTTCATAAAAGGCACTGACTATAAAGAATACCTTGCTGTTAAAGAAAGAATTAACCTTGCTATTATGAAACGATTAGAAGAGATTGGTATTCCTATTGCATTTCAATCAACATCTCTTATAGAAAATAGTGCTAAAAAATCTATAAACTCATTAAAAACAGAGAAAAAAAACAAAAAAGAAAAAGAGGGTGAAGACCTTCCATTTTAG